GTGCTGATACTGTTAAAAACAGGACTTCGTATCTCGGAACTGTGCGGACTGACAGTAGCCGATATTGATTTCAAGAATGAAGTTGTGATTATCGACCACCAGTTACTAAAGAGCAAGGATCAAGGCTATTATATTGAAACGCCTAAGACGAAAAGCGGAATAAGGCAAGTACCATTAAGCAGAGAAACGATACAGGCATTTCAACG
This sequence is a window from Desulfovibrio desulfuricans. Protein-coding genes within it:
- a CDS encoding tyrosine-type recombinase/integrase, coding for VLILLKTGLRISELCGLTVADIDFKNEVVIIDHQLLKSKDQGYYIETPKTKSGIRQVPLSRETIQAFQR